In Planctomicrobium piriforme, the genomic window GCGGTATCCCAGCCGCCGGTATGCCGTAATCGACCAATCGTCAGTTGCCCGCGACCCAGGCGGTTGAGCTCGGCAGGAGTGAGAATCTTCGGCCGCTGCAATTTGTCTTGCAGTTCGCGACCGGTGGCATAGGCGATGACGTTCACCCCCAGCTTCATCGACCGGTCGACCTGAGTTTTGACTGCAATCGCGCGGTTGGGCGGATCGCGCTTCATCCACTTTTGCCAGCGACAGGCATGGTCGTACGGAGCGTAGATAATCGCGGTGCGGCAGCCGAAATCGACTCCCCACAGTTCCGGCACTTCGGTGTCAGGTGGGAAGAGATTCTCGCTGCGGTAGACGTCGTGCGTAGGCGGGAGCTTGCGGAGTTCGTATTGGCCGTCGAACAGGCGGCGGATCAGGTCGCGAAACCCGGCGTCGAACTGCTCGCTACCGCAGTTCTGCATGGCAAAGAGAAAACCACCCTGCACGAGATAATCCCGCAGCAGATCCAGCTCGCGGCCTTCAATGGTATCGGGCCGATCTGTCCCGCTCATGAACTGAATCGGGCTCTGCAACAGTGCGGCGACACCCTCGCCGTCTGCGGCCGTTCTGAGATCGACGATCTGCCAGGTGAGCAGCTTCGGCCAGCCCGGCAGGCCGCTGGTGTAGTCGACGAGATTTGAGATATCCCGCGAGTGCTGGTTCCAGTCTCGCCCGATGACCTCTCGGGTTTCGGGATTCCTCGTGCCGAATTTCAGCTTGTTGATGACGACGGGTGAGAGTCCTTTGGCGAGGAAAAGCAGAGCCAGACTGGTCCCGGCGACTTGGTCCTCCGTCCGGCTTTTCCAGACCCCCTCGCGTACGCTCTGGCTTGAGACGAGGAACTCGGCCCCTTCGCGATACCAGTCATGGTCGCCAAAGAAGCGTTGGCCCGTGAAGCGGCCGGCACGTTCGAGTCCGTAAAGATAGTAGAGCGGCCAGTTCTCGTTTCCAGGGTTGGAACGGACGCGAAAGTGGGACGACAGCCAGCGGACGCCTGACTCGATCGACGCGTCGACTGGATCGTCGAGATTCCGGCAGCAGTCGATCTGCCCGTCTGCGGTCACGTCGTTATCGTCGTCCAGCATGCTGCTGGTAATCGTCAGCGACGCGATCCCGGCGACGGTCATACTTCCTGTCGGCTCATAGCCTGGGGTATACCGCCAGGGGGCGCCAGTCGGATTATTGATCGGGCCTTGCTGGGTCGACAAAAAGTGTTCCTGCGCCCGCCGCCACACTTCCCGGTCAACGGGAACGCCGGCATACGCGGCTTCGCGCAAGCCGAGAATTGCGTACTGCGTATTACTGTTGTCCCAGTGTTCTTCGCCGCGATACCCCCAGGCTCCGCTGCCGTCCCCTCGATTCTGATACTGCTCGAGCCGCTGTGCCATGCGGCTGATTTTTCCGTTCACCGCAGGATCGCCTGAGGCCGCCAGCGCCATGATCGCCAGCGCCAGATCGTAGGTGTGGTCAGGGTCATTCTCTGGACGCTTCAGCCAGCCGACGGCCCTTCTCACTGAGTCGTTATCGGCCGGTACGCCTGAGTTGAGCAGCGCCAGCGTCGCCAGACTGGTGAGGCCAACATCATTGCTGGGATAAGCGTTGTTGGGCCAGGTTCCATCCCGCTTTTGCATCCCCATGAGAGCTTTTTGAGCGTTGGCAATCGCCTGCAGTACTCGTTCGCGAAGAGCATCATCATCGGGATTGGGCTGAGAGCATGCAGGCCGACCGCAGCACAGCAAAGCCAGCACCAGCAGCAATAGCCGCGCCGCTTGCCGAAAGTGCATCTCAAAGCCAGCCATCGCAGCCAGATGGGAAATCGGCATCGAATACAGGAAATCCTTTTCGAGCAGCGGGCGCCCCTGCGAAGTCGTGATCAGGACGGCTCGTGGACCTTCACCAGTGCCGTTTGCCGCGTCGCATCCAATACGCATTGTGAAGACAGTTCGCGAGAAGAACTTTTGAACATTTTGGCCGAGGCTGCCAACAGCAGACCGGGCCGTCACTCCGTCTGCTCAAAGATACTCCAGATGCTGCGGCGAGACCATCGGCCAGCTTGGCTCAACAGGTGGCGAAAGCAAAAAAACGACGCCGGGCGATGGGCTCGGCGTCGTTTCGACTTTGTGTTTGCATTCAGTTCGGGGAGCTTACTTGTGCAATCCGCCGAAGATTTCGACCATCTTGCCGCTCACGGGATTCATCTGGCTGGCAGTGGCAGTGTGTTTGACCAGGTCGATCATCACGGCTCCGCAGAGCAGCAGCAGCAGGCTGGCGACCGTCAGGCCGACGAAGGTCGCAGTGCCCCATTCGGTTTCCGCCTGCGGCATACGGCCGACGCTGGAACTGGCGTAGCCTTCGGTTTCGGAACCTTCGAACGTCCCCTCGCCTGCGTCGAAGACGTCGAGATCCTGCTCTTCCTCCATCGACTCCGCTTCGAGATCCATGTCTTCGTCGAAGGCGTCCGCTTCCCCTTCGGCTTCTTCATCCAGCGTGAAGACGTCGTCGGAGCTGCCGTGAATGTCCATCACGCCTGTCACATCGGCATCGGACGAATCGCGGTCATCGTCATTGAGGGACGGAATTTCGAAGTTGGTCTGGTCGTCGTCGTCCCCGCCCATGATGTCCATCATGGGCATCGTGCCATGGGAATCATCCAGCGAGATACCGCTCTCGGCGTTCTCCAGGGAGATGCCGCTTTCAGCGGATTCGAGGGAGATGCCGGACTCGCCTGCATCCAGCGAAATCCCGCTTTCGTCGTCGAGGGCCAGCGTCAGCCCTTCGTCGTCGTCGTTGAGATCAAGGGCAATGCCGCTGTCGTTGGGGCCGGCCAGAGAGATGCCGCTTTCACCCAGCAGCAGCGAGCTGTCGCCGCCGAGCGAAATTCCCGATTCATCGTCCAGCACCGACGCCTGACGGCTGCGATCGGGATCGAAATCAATGGCGAC contains:
- a CDS encoding helix-turn-helix domain-containing protein; amino-acid sequence: MTKKYLSLDEAARILGIPQDELVRLREKGDIRGFADRGTWKFKQDDVESLGRRRQADSSPEVPLYDPEKEARRGDLGEQPTVIRRDKPNGNDNLLAGDDARSSMDSDSDVRLVGGPDLDLGFGADSDSDVKLMGIEATGIDNLGTDPELPIFKSGSDSDVKLVRPDSDSDVKLAGDNSDSDVQLIGGETEREITMKPAASKAAGKTDSDLTLQKKRNSDSDVRLVGNDSGPVGDVTFLDDDDAVAIDFDPDRSRQASVLDDESGISLGGDSSLLLGESGISLAGPNDSGIALDLNDDDEGLTLALDDESGISLDAGESGISLESAESGISLENAESGISLDDSHGTMPMMDIMGGDDDDQTNFEIPSLNDDDRDSSDADVTGVMDIHGSSDDVFTLDEEAEGEADAFDEDMDLEAESMEEEQDLDVFDAGEGTFEGSETEGYASSSVGRMPQAETEWGTATFVGLTVASLLLLLCGAVMIDLVKHTATASQMNPVSGKMVEIFGGLHK
- a CDS encoding DUF4159 domain-containing protein codes for the protein MRIGCDAANGTGEGPRAVLITTSQGRPLLEKDFLYSMPISHLAAMAGFEMHFRQAARLLLLVLALLCCGRPACSQPNPDDDALRERVLQAIANAQKALMGMQKRDGTWPNNAYPSNDVGLTSLATLALLNSGVPADNDSVRRAVGWLKRPENDPDHTYDLALAIMALAASGDPAVNGKISRMAQRLEQYQNRGDGSGAWGYRGEEHWDNSNTQYAILGLREAAYAGVPVDREVWRRAQEHFLSTQQGPINNPTGAPWRYTPGYEPTGSMTVAGIASLTITSSMLDDDNDVTADGQIDCCRNLDDPVDASIESGVRWLSSHFRVRSNPGNENWPLYYLYGLERAGRFTGQRFFGDHDWYREGAEFLVSSQSVREGVWKSRTEDQVAGTSLALLFLAKGLSPVVINKLKFGTRNPETREVIGRDWNQHSRDISNLVDYTSGLPGWPKLLTWQIVDLRTAADGEGVAALLQSPIQFMSGTDRPDTIEGRELDLLRDYLVQGGFLFAMQNCGSEQFDAGFRDLIRRLFDGQYELRKLPPTHDVYRSENLFPPDTEVPELWGVDFGCRTAIIYAPYDHACRWQKWMKRDPPNRAIAVKTQVDRSMKLGVNVIAYATGRELQDKLQRPKILTPAELNRLGRGQLTIGRLRHTGGWDTAPNALRRLQSALDAVNIEVASETPTLAATDAALFSFPLLYMHGRKNFQFSAEERAKLKEYLENGGFLFADACCGSTQFDESFRKMIEETLGQKLQRIPIDDELYKLELGYDIRKVKRRVPSNAPGLSSIAAEETVGEPVLEGIKLGNKYVVVYSKYDISCALERQSTSACAGYPTEDAVRIAVNLVLYGLLQ